The Actinosynnema mirum DSM 43827 genomic interval GCAGCGTCGGGGCCGAGGCGGGCACCCCGCCCGAGCGGGTCCTGCACTCCGAGGTCTGGAGCACCCAGTACCGCGGTTCGGACATCACCGCCAAGTACCTGCGCGCGGGCGGCCCGCAGGCCCCGGTGCCGCCGGGCATCCCGGAGGTCCCGGCCGACGGCGAGATGTACGTGTCGCCGGTGCTGGCAGACATGCTCGCCGACCCGGACAACGGGATGTTGCGCGAGCTGCTCCCGCAGAAGGTCGTCGGCACCATCGCCGACGAGGGCCTGAACGCGCCCCGCGACCTCGTGTACTTCGCGGGTGACGCCTCGGTCGAGGCGACCGAGGCCAACTCCATCGGCCGGTTCGGCGCGGAGCGGACGGCGCAGGAGCTGCCGCCGTTCCTGCTCGTGCTCGTGCTGACCGGGTGCGTGGTGCTGCTGTTCCCCGTCCTGGTGTTCGTCGGCGTGAGCACCCGGCTCGCCGGCGCCCAGCGCGACCGCAGGCTCGCCGCGCTGCGGCTGGTCGGGGCGGGCGCGGGGCGGGTCCGGCTGATCGCCTCCGGCGAGGCCCTGGTCGGCGCGCTCGTCGGGCTGGTCGTGGGCGTGGGCCTCTTCCTGGTCGGCAGGCGGTTCGTCGAGGGGGTCGAGCTGCTCGGGGTGAGCGTGTTCGCCGAGGAGCTGAGCCCCTCCCCCGTTCCCGCGGTGCTCCTGACGGCGCTGATCCCCGTGCTGGCCGTGGTCACCTCGCTGCTGGCGATGCGCCGCACCGTGGTGGAGCCGCTCGGCGTGGTCAGGCAGACCAAGCCGGTGCGCCGCAGGCTGTGGTGGCGGATCGTGCCGGTGCTGCTGGGCATCGGGGTGCTGATCTCCCAGGCGGGCGGCTTCGCGGGCGAGCGGATCATGGGCGGCTACCGCGAGGAGCTGCTGGTCGGCGGCATCGCGCTGCTGCTGCTCGGCATCCCCTCGCTGCTGCCCTGGGCGCTGGAGCGCTCCGTGCAGCACGCCCACCGGGGCGCTCCCTCCTGGCAGCTCGCCATGCGCAGGCTCCAGCTCGACAGCGGCACCGCGGCGCGCGTCGTCGGCGGCGTGGCCGTCGTCCTCGCCGGGGCCATCGCCCTGCAGACCGTGCTGACCAGCGTCCAGAGCAAGATCCCGGACGGCGGCGGGCCGGTGCTCAACACCGAGCTCATGCAGGTCTCGCTGAGGGGCGACGAGGAGGGGCAGGCCGAGGAGCAGGCGCGGGCGGTCGAACTGCTGAAGGGCGTCGAGGGGGTCCAGGAGGTCTTCACCCCGGTCTTCGTCGACCTCAAGGTGAAGGGCGCGCCCCCGCAGGACGGGCCCCACCAGGTGGGCATCGCCCCGTGCGCCCTGCTGCTGGCCTCCGGCGCGCCGGAGTGCGTCGACGGCCAGGCGTACGAGTTCCAGCGCGACTCCGACGTGTCGTACTGGAAGGTGGAGCCGGGCACCGAGCTGGGCGTGCTGGGCCCGTGGACGCCGGAGACCGCCGGGATGCCGAGCGCGGGCGGCGAGTACGTCGACGAGCGCGAGCCGCTCAGCACGTGGCGCGCGCCCGAGGTGAAGCGGCTCGTGGTGCCCGAGGGCAGCGGCCTGCACAGCACCTACCTGACGCCCGGCGCGGCCCGCGACCTGGCCGTGCCGCCGGGCGTGCGCGGCTCGATCAGCGTCGCGCTGGAGAGGGACGCCGACGCGGCGAACCACGTGCGCGTCGCGCTGGCCCCGATGGCCTGGCGCGTCTACACGTACTACTTCGGCGACGCGGACCTGTCCTTGGAGGCCAAGCAGTACCAGCAGATCAAGGGCGCGCTGTTCGCGGGCGCGCTGATCGTGCTGATGCTGGCGGCGGCGAGCCTGCTGGTCGTGGCGCTGGAGCAGATCAAGGAGCGCAGGCGGCCACTGGCCGTGCTCGCCGCGAGCGGGGTCCCGCGCGGCGCGCTGGCCCGGTCGCTGCTGTGGCAGAACGCGGTCCCGCTGGTGCTGGCCGTGCTGGTCGCCATCGCCACCGGCGCCGGGCTCGGCGCGCTGCTGCTCGGCGTGATCGATCGGCCGGTCGAGCTGGACTGGTCGGGCATCGCGCAGTTCTCGGGGGCCGCGCTGGTCCTCGGTCTGCTGGTCACGGCGCTGACGCTGCCGTCGCTGCGCAAGGCCACCGGGGCGCTGGGACTGCGCACCGAGTGAGCCCTCCCGAGGGGCGGCGCCGGGTCGGTGACGGCGCCGCTCCTCGCCCCCCGGAGGTCGACCTCCGGGGGCTCGAACCGACCAGCGCCCGATCGGGCGGGCTGACAACGGAGGTGGCCCGATGAGGCCCCTGCTCGAAGCCGCGGACCTGCGCGCGGCGACCGGGAGCCAGGCGTGCGACCGGGTGGCACGTGGTGACGTCAGGCCCCGCGAAGTGGAGCGCGCCAGGTGAAGCGGGTGTTCGACGACCTGGCGCTCGGCGTCCGGCTGGCGGTCGGCGGCGGGCGCGAGTCCTGGGCCAGGCAGGCGCTGACCGGCGTCGGCATCGGACTCGGGGTGGTGCTGCTGTTCGTGGCCGCGGCCATCCCGTCGATCATGGCCAACCGGGACGCGCGGCAGGACGCGCGGCTGGCCGAGAGCCCCGCCGCGGGCACGCCCGCCGAGCGGGTCCTGCACTCGGAGAGCTGGTACAGCGCGTACCGCGACCACGGCCCGATCGCGGGCAAGCACCTGCTCGCGGGCGGCCCGCAGGCGCCGGTGCCGCCGGGCATCCCGGTGATCCCGGCCGACGGCGAGATGTACGTGTCGCCCGCGCTGGCCGAGCTGCTCGCCGACCCCGACAACGCGGTGCTGCGCGAGCGGTTCCCGCAGAGGGTCGTCGGGACCATCGCCGACGAGGGCCTGACCACGCCGCACGACCTGGCCTACTTCGCGGGCGACGCCTCGGTCGTGCCCACCGCGCAGAACGCCGTCGGCCGGTTCGGCGTCCCGAGCGAGATGTCCCTGGTGCCGCCGTTCCTGCTGGTGCTCGGGCTGACCGGGTGCGTGGTGCTGCTGTTCCCCGTCCTGGTCTTCATCGGCGTGAGCACCCGCCTCGCAGGCGCCCAGCGCGACCGCAGGCTCGCCGCGCTGCGGCTGGTCGGCGCGGGAGCCGGACGGGTCCGGCTGATCGCCGCGGGCGAGGCGCTGGTCGGCGCGCTCGTCGGGCTGGCGCTCGGCGGCGGGCTGTTCCTGCTGGCCAGGCGGCACGTGGAGGAGGTCGAGCTGGTCGGGATGAGCGTGTTCGCCGAGGACCTGACCCCGGCCCCCGCGCTGGTGGCGCTCCTGGTCGCGCTGGTGCCCGCGCTGGCGGTGGTCACCGCGCTGGTGGCCATGCGCCGCACCGTGGTGGAACCGCTCGGCGTGGTGCGGCAGACCAGGCCCGCGCGCCGGAAGCTGTGGTGGCGGGCCCTGCCGGTCGTGGCGGGCGTCGCCCTGCTCGCGTCGCAGGCGGGCGCGTTCACCGGGCGGCTGGTCAGCGGCAGCTCCCAGCAGACGCTGGTCGCGGGCAGCACGCTGCTGCTGTTCGGCGTCCCCGCGCTGCTGCCCTGGGCGCTGGAGCGCTCCGTGCAGCGGGCGCACCGGGGCGCGCCGTCCTGGCAGCTCGCCATGCGCAGGCTCCAGCTCGACAGCGGCACCGCGGCGCGCGTCGTCGGCGGCGTGGCCGTCGTGCTGGCCGGGGCGATCGCCCTGCAGAGCGTCCTGACCAACGTGGAGAGGGCGATCCCGGACGGCAGCGGGCCGCGGGTCGACGAGTCGCTGCTGACCGTCGCGTCCAACGGCAGGTACTCGATCACCCCCGCCGAGGACGCCGGGCTGCGCGGGCGCGCGGTCGAGCTGCTGGACGGCGTCGCGGGCGTCGAGCGGGTCTTCACCCCCGAGTACGCGTACGTCCGGAGCGACGAGGTCGAGCAGCAGGTGGTGATCAGCGACTGCGCGATGCTGCTGGCGCGGGGCGTGCCGGAGTGCGTCGACGGCGCGGCCTACAGCTTCCACCTGGAGGGCCAGACCCCGTACTGGCGGGTGGCCCCCGGCTCCGAGCTGACCGTGCTCCCCCTGGCGAACGCGGCGACGATCCGGACCGACGGGCGCGGCAGAACGCACGACGACCGGACGCCGCTCGGGACGTGGCGCGCGCCCGAGGCCCGGCAGGTCGCGCTGCCGCCGGACAAGTCCGACCTGTACGGGCTGCACGTGACGCCCGGCGCGGCTCGCGACCTGCCCAGGGCGGCGGCCTCCAGCGGCGGGGTGATCGCGCTGCTGGACGGGCGCGTCGCGGAGGCGGCGGACAACGCGCGCACCGCGCTGGCCCCGCTGGCCTGGAAGCTCCAGTCGCACCACGTGGGCACCGCCGACCTGTCCGAGGAGGCGGAGCAGTACCGGCAGATGCGGGGCGGCCTGTTCGCGGGCTCGCTGCTCACCCTGCTGCTGGCGGCGGGGAGCCTGCTGGTCGTGGCGCTGGAGCAGATCAAGGAGCGCAGGCGGCCGCTGGCCGCGCTCTTCGCGGGCGGGGTCCCGCGCGGCGTGCTGGCCCGGTCGCTGCTGTGGCAGAACGCGGTCCCGCTGGTGCTGGCCGTGCTGGTCGCCGTCGCCACCGGCGCGGGGCTCGGCGCGCTGCTGCTGCGCACGTTCGGCAGGCCGGTCGAGCTGGACTGGGTCGGCGTCGCCGAGTACTCGGCCCTCGCCCTGGTCCTCGGCCTGCTGGTGACGGCGCTGACGCTGCCGTCGCTGCGCAAGGCCACCGGGGCGCTGGGACTGCGCACCGAATGACCCCTCGCGCGCACTGGGCGGCAGACCTGGTCCTCGGCGTTCGGCTCGCCGTCGGGGGCGGCCGGACGGCGTGGGCCAGGCTGGCGCTCACCGCCGTCGGGGTGGGCCTCGGCGCGGTCGTGCTGCTGCTCGGCGCGTCCATCGGGCCCGCGCGCGAGGCGAAGTCGGAGCGGGTCGGGGCGGCGCTGCCCCGGCCCGCCCCGGTCGCGCAGGACGCGGCGCTGCGCGCCAGGAGCGTGGTGGTGTCCTGGCAGGGCAGGCTGATCACCGGGCTGGAGCTGGCGGCGGCGTCCCAGGACGCGCCCGCGCCGCCGGGGGTCGGCCGGGTCCCCGACGCGGGCGAGATCGTGGTGTCGCCCGCCCTGTTCGACCTGCTCGGCGCGGACGAGGGCGTGCGGGCGAGGTTCCCGGAGCGGGTCATCGGCGTGATCGCCGACGAGGGGTTGGCCCGCCCCGGTTCCCTCTCCTTCTACGCCGGGCTCGCCGCGCACCACCTCGACGGGGCGGAGGCGGTGGCCGGGTTCGGGGTGGAGCGACCGCCGCCGACGTGGGAGCCGTTCTACCGGCTGCTGGTGCTCGCCGGGCTGGTCGCGGTGCTGCTGCCGCTGGGCACGTTCGTGCTGGTCTCGACCCGGCTGGGGGCGACGGGGCGGGACCGGCGGCTGTCCTCGATCCGGCTGGTCGGCGCGTCCCGCGCGCGGGTGCGGCGGATCGCGGCGGGCGAGGCGCTGGTCAGCGGGCTGCTCGGGCTGCTGGTGGGGTCGGCGCTGTTCTTCGCGGCGCGACCGCTGGTGCGGTTCGCCGAGGTGGAGGACATCGGGTTCTTCCCCACGGACGTGCTGCCCGCGCCGCTGCCGTCGCTGGTGATCGCGCTGGGCGTGCCGCTGGTGGCGGTCGGCGCGGCGGTGCTCGGCGTGGGCGCGGGGACGACCGGTCCGCTGGGCCTGGGCGAGCGAGCCGAGGTGCCGCCGCGCAGGGTGGCGTGGCGGCTCGGGCTGGTCGGCGCGGGCGTGCTGGTGCTGGTGGTGCTGTCGGTCGCGGTGACGTTCACCGAGCTGGTGGACTCGCCGCCGCTGGCGGGCGCGGCCGGGGTCGGCGTGGCGCTGGTGCTGGCGGGGACGGGCGCGCTGCTGCCGTGGCTGGTGCACCGGGTGGCGCGGCGGGTGCGGCCGGACGGGGTGGCCGGGATGCTGGCGGTGCGGGCGCTGCGGTTCGACCGGAGCACGCCGAGGGTGCTGGCCGGGGTCGTGGTGGTGCTGGGCGGCGGGTTGACGCTGCAGGTGCTGCTCGGCGTCGCCGCCGACCACGTCGCGGCCCGGTCCAGCCTGGGCGCGGAGCCGGGCCGGTGGGTGCTGGGCCTCGCGCCGGGCACGCCGGTGCGGGAGCTGGCCGAGTCGGTGTCGCTGGTCGGCGGGGCGCGGCGGATCAGCGAGGTGCGGGTGGCGCACACCGACGGCGTGCTGGTGACCAGCACCGACTGCGCGGAGATCGCGGACCGGTTGGGGGTGTCCGACTGCGCGCCGGGCCGCGCCTACCTGGTCGACGGCACGCCGCCAGCGGCCGGAACCGAGGTGCTGCTGCGGGTGTTCGGCGGCGAGCCGGTCACGTGGCGGGTCCCCGAGCACCGGGCGGTGGAGGGGGCCGGGACGTACCGGGGCCTGGTCGTGGCCGACGAGCCGGCGCTGCTGGCGCTGGGGCCGCAGCAGCTGGTGGTGCGGGGCGACCCGGACGAGACGTTCGGCGAGCGGCTGCAGGCGGTGACCGAGCGGGTCGACCGGGCGTCGGCGCTGCTCACCGGGTACGAGGCGGGGCGGGTGGAGCTGTTCACGACCCTGCGCGGCGCGGTGCTCGGCGGGTCGGTGCTGCTGACCCTGCTGGCCGTGGTCGGGCTGGGGGTGGTCGCGGTGGACCGGGTGTGGGAGCGGCGCGCGCCGGTGGCGGTGCTGGCGGCGAGCGGGGCGCCGAGGGGGACGCTGGTGCGGGCGGCGCTGTGGCAGGCGGCGATCCCGGCGGCGCTGGGCCTGGCCGTGGCCGTGCCGCTGGGCCTGGTGACGGCGTGGCTGGTGGTGCCCGCGGACCGGTTCCGGGTGGACTGGGCGGCGCTGGTGACGGCGTTCGGGGCGGCCGGGGCGGTGGCGCTGGCCGTGGGCGCCTGCGCGCTGCCCGCGCTGCGGTCGGCGATCACGACGGAGGGGCTGCGGGCGGAGTGAGCCGAGGGGCGCCCGCTCGGGGCGGCGGGCGCCCCGAGCGGGTTCATCGGCCGTGGATACATCGTGCGCACCTTCGTGTGCCTGCGGAAACGCGCGGGCGGCGGGGGCGGTCCGAGCGGTCATGCGACACAGCAGCGATGCGGTCCTGCTCGCCGGGGCGGGCACGGGCGACGAGCGGGCGTGGCGGGAGATCGTCGGGCGGTACGCGCCCCTGGTGCGGTCGGTGGTGGGGGACCACCGGCTGACCGAGGAGGAGGCGGCGGACGCCTGCCAGTCCACGTGGTTGGCGCTGGCCGAGCACGCGGACGCGCTCCGGGACCCGGCGAAGCTGATCTCCTGGCTGGCGGCGACGGCCCGCAACCAGGCCCGCAAGCAGCTCAGGACCCGCTGCCGGGAACTCCCGGCCACCGCCCTGGGCGACACCGCGGCAGGCGACCACTGGCACGACGCCCTCACCGGCGGCGGCTGCACGGGCGGCGGGCGGCGGTCGAGCGCCTGGTGGGGCGGCTTCACCCTGCCGGGCGATGCCCCCACCCCACCCGCCCCGACGCCGCCAACGACACCGACCACCCCTTCGAGCCCGCAGCCAGCCTCGGCGACCCACCCGACTCCGACGACTCCACCAGCCCTCTTGCCCCTCTCGGCCCACCCGACTCCGGCGGCTTCCCTGATCCCGGCGCCTCCGTCGGAGGCGGCCCGCCCTGGGGCGGCTCCCCTGGGCGCGGGGCTCTCTCTGGAGGCGGCGACTTCCCCAGGGACGGCGACTCCTTCTCGCCTGCTGGTTCCCGGAAGTTCGGCGCATCCGGCGCGTTCGGCGGATCTAGCGGGGCCAGCGGGGGCGGCGAGTCCGGTCGCTCCGGCGGGGTCGGCCGCTCCGGCGGGGTCGGCCGGGCCAGCGGAGTCGGCCGGGCCAGCGGAGTCGGCCGGGCCAGCGGAGTCGGCCGGGCCAGCGGAGTCGGCCGGGCCAGCGGAGTCAGCTGGGCCAGCGGGGTCAGCTGGGTCGGCGGGGTCGGCCGGGCCGGCGCGTTCGGCGGGGTCGGCGGGGTCGACGCATCCGCCGCGCCCGCTGAGCCCGTTCGCCCCTTTCGGACCGTTCGGCGTCTTCGGCGCGGGTGGGGGTTCCGGGCGGGTCGGGGAGCCCGGTGGGTTCGGGGAGTCCGGTGAGGACTTCGTGGTGCGGCGGGCGCAGGAGCGGGCGTTGCGGGTGGCGCTGGACGGGGTGGACGAGCGGTGTCGGGCGGTGCTGCTGCTGGTCGCGGCCGGGCCTCGGCCCGACGGGCGGCTGATCGCCGAGGCAGCCGGGGTGGCCGCGTGCAGCGCGGGCGCGGCGCGCGGGCGGTGCCTCGCGCTGCTGCGCCGCCGCATGGCCGAGGCGGGCTGGTGAGGCCCGCCGGAGCGGTCCGGGGGCCTCCCCGGGCCCCGGCCGCCCGGCCGCCGCGACGCAGGGTCCCGGGAGCGCTCCCGGACCGGGTCACACGAACGGCCCACACCGGGCAACCACCCAGGGGTCCCGTGCATCTGCACGTGCGGTCGTTCGCCCGGAACGGTGACCGACGGGTAAGCCCTCACACGCTGCACCCCACCAACGTCCACATCGGACGCGAAAGGGTGACTCCGGGGCGGTCCACAACGGACGGACGGGGGCACGAGCACGTGGCGTGACAACGACTGACGGTGTTCACACCCCGCCCTCGCGCCCCGGACAGCCGCAGAGGACCGCCCTTACGGGTTGCTTCGTCCCGATGCCGTTCGCAAAAGCTGCGCCCGGTGCTAGACATACCTCGAACGTCGACCTCAGAACGGTCCCGTCCCGTTCGCCCCATCCGGAACGGTGGTGATCCGCGTGGCACTCAGCAACGTCCTGCGCCGCGGCGGCTCGCTGCTGCTCAGGGGATTCGTGGTGGCGGGGCTCGCCGGAGCGGCCTGGCTGGCCTCATCGGGGAGCGCGTGGGCGGAGGACGACCAGGCGGTGCTCGGCGCCACGATCGGCGACAGCGCCCAGGTCACGGCGGTGAGCCCGATCGCGGCGCAGCTCGCCGCGCTCCAGGGCGCACTCGCGCAGAGCGCCCGGCTGCCCGAGTCGGCGGCCTTTCAGCCGACTCGACTCACCCAGTCGACGGTCGCCCAGACGGTCGTCCCCCAGCTCGGCCAACCCCTGCACGCGCAGTCAGCACCCGCCCAGTCAGCACCCACCGCGCTCGCCCAGTCCGGGTCGACGTCGACGGGGCCGACCTCGGCGCAGCTCGCCGCGCAGGCGCTCGGGGCGTCGACCACGGCCCCCGCGCGGCAGCCGCAGTCCACCGCGACGACGGACGCGCTCCAGGCCACCACGCAGGCCGGTGCGCAGCCCACCTCGCTCCAGGGCTCGGCGCTCACGGCCCAGCAGTCCACGCAGCAGTCCGCCCAGCAGCCCACCGGTGCCGCGCAGGTCCAGGGCGGCTCCCTCACCGGAAGCTCCCTCACCGGCGGCTCGCTGACCGGCAGCTCCCTCATCGGCGGCTCCGCGACGGGCCCCACCTCCACCACGACCCTGTCCGGTGGCGCGGTCTCGACGATCCTGACCGCCTCGGACCTCGAAGCGTCCACGCTCACCGGTCAGGTCACCACGATCCCGGTGCTGATCGGCGGCAAGGTGGTCGGCAGGCTGGCGATCATCCCGGTGCTGGGCGACGCGGTCACGAACGCGGTCCCCGGCACGACCCCGGACGCCCCGACCGGGCCAGCGGCCCAGGAGCCCCAGGCTCCCGAACCGACCGCGGCGC includes:
- a CDS encoding FtsX-like permease family protein — encoded protein: MTPRAHWAADLVLGVRLAVGGGRTAWARLALTAVGVGLGAVVLLLGASIGPAREAKSERVGAALPRPAPVAQDAALRARSVVVSWQGRLITGLELAAASQDAPAPPGVGRVPDAGEIVVSPALFDLLGADEGVRARFPERVIGVIADEGLARPGSLSFYAGLAAHHLDGAEAVAGFGVERPPPTWEPFYRLLVLAGLVAVLLPLGTFVLVSTRLGATGRDRRLSSIRLVGASRARVRRIAAGEALVSGLLGLLVGSALFFAARPLVRFAEVEDIGFFPTDVLPAPLPSLVIALGVPLVAVGAAVLGVGAGTTGPLGLGERAEVPPRRVAWRLGLVGAGVLVLVVLSVAVTFTELVDSPPLAGAAGVGVALVLAGTGALLPWLVHRVARRVRPDGVAGMLAVRALRFDRSTPRVLAGVVVVLGGGLTLQVLLGVAADHVAARSSLGAEPGRWVLGLAPGTPVRELAESVSLVGGARRISEVRVAHTDGVLVTSTDCAEIADRLGVSDCAPGRAYLVDGTPPAAGTEVLLRVFGGEPVTWRVPEHRAVEGAGTYRGLVVADEPALLALGPQQLVVRGDPDETFGERLQAVTERVDRASALLTGYEAGRVELFTTLRGAVLGGSVLLTLLAVVGLGVVAVDRVWERRAPVAVLAASGAPRGTLVRAALWQAAIPAALGLAVAVPLGLVTAWLVVPADRFRVDWAALVTAFGAAGAVALAVGACALPALRSAITTEGLRAE
- a CDS encoding FtsX-like permease family protein, with translation MKRVFDDLALGVRLAVGGGRESWARQALTGVGIGLGVVLLFVAAAIPSIMANRDARQDARLAESPAAGTPAERVLHSESWYSAYRDHGPIAGKHLLAGGPQAPVPPGIPVIPADGEMYVSPALAELLADPDNAVLRERFPQRVVGTIADEGLTTPHDLAYFAGDASVVPTAQNAVGRFGVPSEMSLVPPFLLVLGLTGCVVLLFPVLVFIGVSTRLAGAQRDRRLAALRLVGAGAGRVRLIAAGEALVGALVGLALGGGLFLLARRHVEEVELVGMSVFAEDLTPAPALVALLVALVPALAVVTALVAMRRTVVEPLGVVRQTRPARRKLWWRALPVVAGVALLASQAGAFTGRLVSGSSQQTLVAGSTLLLFGVPALLPWALERSVQRAHRGAPSWQLAMRRLQLDSGTAARVVGGVAVVLAGAIALQSVLTNVERAIPDGSGPRVDESLLTVASNGRYSITPAEDAGLRGRAVELLDGVAGVERVFTPEYAYVRSDEVEQQVVISDCAMLLARGVPECVDGAAYSFHLEGQTPYWRVAPGSELTVLPLANAATIRTDGRGRTHDDRTPLGTWRAPEARQVALPPDKSDLYGLHVTPGAARDLPRAAASSGGVIALLDGRVAEAADNARTALAPLAWKLQSHHVGTADLSEEAEQYRQMRGGLFAGSLLTLLLAAGSLLVVALEQIKERRRPLAALFAGGVPRGVLARSLLWQNAVPLVLAVLVAVATGAGLGALLLRTFGRPVELDWVGVAEYSALALVLGLLVTALTLPSLRKATGALGLRTE
- a CDS encoding FtsX-like permease family protein; this encodes MKRVFADLLLGVRLAAGGGRGAWVRLVLTGMGIGLGVLVLLVGATVPSIMENRGERQAARSSVGAEAGTPPERVLHSEVWSTQYRGSDITAKYLRAGGPQAPVPPGIPEVPADGEMYVSPVLADMLADPDNGMLRELLPQKVVGTIADEGLNAPRDLVYFAGDASVEATEANSIGRFGAERTAQELPPFLLVLVLTGCVVLLFPVLVFVGVSTRLAGAQRDRRLAALRLVGAGAGRVRLIASGEALVGALVGLVVGVGLFLVGRRFVEGVELLGVSVFAEELSPSPVPAVLLTALIPVLAVVTSLLAMRRTVVEPLGVVRQTKPVRRRLWWRIVPVLLGIGVLISQAGGFAGERIMGGYREELLVGGIALLLLGIPSLLPWALERSVQHAHRGAPSWQLAMRRLQLDSGTAARVVGGVAVVLAGAIALQTVLTSVQSKIPDGGGPVLNTELMQVSLRGDEEGQAEEQARAVELLKGVEGVQEVFTPVFVDLKVKGAPPQDGPHQVGIAPCALLLASGAPECVDGQAYEFQRDSDVSYWKVEPGTELGVLGPWTPETAGMPSAGGEYVDEREPLSTWRAPEVKRLVVPEGSGLHSTYLTPGAARDLAVPPGVRGSISVALERDADAANHVRVALAPMAWRVYTYYFGDADLSLEAKQYQQIKGALFAGALIVLMLAAASLLVVALEQIKERRRPLAVLAASGVPRGALARSLLWQNAVPLVLAVLVAIATGAGLGALLLGVIDRPVELDWSGIAQFSGAALVLGLLVTALTLPSLRKATGALGLRTE